The following proteins are encoded in a genomic region of Magnolia sinica isolate HGM2019 chromosome 1, MsV1, whole genome shotgun sequence:
- the LOC131221028 gene encoding uncharacterized protein LOC131221028, translating to MDNSIMGGSLLSGPSAGILDLDPSFHRNPPQHYLSRQVPVMGMTTGLETDHTIPLKGTSVNCGKGKGISSVAAAANHNSTSDEDELGFREDGSDVNLNGAKGKKGSPWQRMKWTDDIVRMLITAVLCVGVDGTTPDGPADGPHKRKSRALQKKGKWKNVSKIMMERGCYVSPQQCEDKFNDLNKRYKRLNEILGCGTTCRVVENPSLLDSMSHLSAKMKEDVRKILSSKHLFYREMCAYHTGQRICDTHEIESQGYPMAHLLRCSRDSDQFEGEDDEDDEDCDGGTENEDDANGDDEDDERNIGFGGKKTNIKEGSFWSLSNDNYAAELIGLIPDATKLPWDQLEWIRNRTLQLHEQRVSVQAQVFELEQHRFKWEKFCRKKDKELDRLRLENECMRLENEQIALQVKQKEMEIDFRRSGAVTLDKLQGRDPNDLGRVQ from the coding sequence ATGGATAATTCAATTATGGGAGGCAGCCTTTTATCGGGCCCCTCAGCTGGGATTTTAGATCTGGACCCTTCATTTCATCGGAATCCACCGCAGCACTATCTATCCCGTCAGGTACCTGTGATGGGAATGACAACGGGTCTTGAAACTGACCACACGATCCCCCTGAAGGGCACTTCTGTGAATTGCGGTAAAGGGAAGGGCATTAGtagtgttgctgctgctgctaatcATAACAGCACAAGCGATGAAGACGAACTGGGTTTTAGGGAAGATGGGAGCGATGTGAATTTGAATGGGGCGAAGGGTAAAAAGGGGTCTCCGTGGCAACGGATGAAGTGGACGGATGACATTGTCCGGATGCTGATCACGGCCGTCTTGTGCGTCGGCGTGGATGGGACAACCCCAGATGGCCCTGCGGATGGGCCGCACAAGAGGAAATCCAGGGCGTTGCAGAAGAAGGGCAAGTGGAAAAACGTATCAAAGATCATGATGGAGAGGGGCTGTTATGTCTCACCCCAGCAGTGTGAGGACAAGTTCAATGACCTGAACAAAAGATACAAGCGGCTGAATGAGATTCTTGGGTGCGGGACCACCTGCCGTGTCGTGGAGAACCCCAGCCTGTTGGACTCCATGAGCCACCTCTCAGCAAAGATGAAGGAAGACGTCAGGAAGATCTTGAGCTCGAAGCACCTCTTCTACCGGGAGATGTGCGCTTACCACACCGGGCAGAGGATATGTGACACCCACGAGATCGAATCGCAAGGTTATCCAATGGCCCACCTCTTGCGGTGCTCCAGGGACAGTGATCAGTTCGAGGGGGAAGATGACGAGGACGATGAGGATTGTGATGGCGGTACAGAGAATGAAGACGATGCGAATGGGGATGACGAGGATGATGAGAGGAACATTGGTTTTGGTGGGAAAAAGACAAACATCAAGGAAGGTAGTTTCTGGTCGTTATCTAATGATAACTATGCTGCtgaattgattggattgattCCAGATGCCACAAAGCTGCCTTGGGATCAGCTAGAGTGGATTAGGAACCGCACGCTGCAGCTCCATGAGCAGAGAGTTAGTGTTCAGGCTCAGGTGTTTGAACTGGAACAGCATCGCTTTAAATGGGAGAAATTTTGTAGAAAGAAAGATAAGGAGTTGGATAGGTTGCGGCTGGAAAATGAGTGCATGAGATTAGAGAATGAGCAGATTGCATTGCAAGTGAAGCAAAAGGAAATGGAAATTGATTTTAGAAGGTCTGGAGCTGTTACATTGGATAAACTGCAAGGAAGAGATCCAAACGATCTGGGCAGAGTCCAGTAG